A window of Nitrospirota bacterium contains these coding sequences:
- the aroF gene encoding 3-deoxy-7-phosphoheptulonate synthase, producing the protein MIIVLKPNVTQAEIDHITEKLKEHGLSAHVSRGKERTIVGAIGDDRLLSNLPLSIFPGVEQVMPILSPYKLVSREFKQEDTVIEFENGVKIGDKHIQVMAGPCAVESVEILMHVAQAVKDAGVHILRGGAFKPRTSPYTFQGLGEEGLMYLAEAKRKTGLLIVTEVMDTTEVGLVAKYSDILQVGTRNMQNFRLLQEVGKTRKPVLLKRGLSATIKEFLMAAEYIMSRGNHQVILCERGIRTFEPSTRNTLDLSAVPVIKKLSHLPIIVDPSHGTGNWEYVAPMARAAVAVGADGLMIEVHMNPENALSDGEESLKPVKFKQMMDELRKIAPAVGRTI; encoded by the coding sequence ATGATTATTGTCTTAAAACCAAACGTGACGCAGGCCGAAATCGATCATATCACCGAGAAGCTCAAGGAACACGGATTAAGTGCCCATGTCTCCCGAGGAAAGGAGAGAACGATTGTCGGAGCCATCGGCGATGACCGTCTTCTTTCGAACCTTCCGCTTTCTATTTTTCCAGGCGTGGAGCAGGTGATGCCGATTCTTTCTCCCTACAAACTGGTGAGCCGCGAATTCAAGCAAGAGGATACGGTGATTGAATTCGAAAACGGGGTAAAGATCGGTGACAAACATATTCAGGTGATGGCAGGACCCTGCGCTGTTGAAAGTGTTGAAATACTGATGCACGTTGCCCAGGCCGTCAAAGACGCGGGAGTCCATATTTTAAGAGGAGGCGCATTTAAACCGAGAACGTCACCTTATACCTTCCAGGGACTGGGAGAGGAAGGATTGATGTACCTGGCCGAGGCGAAACGGAAAACCGGACTTTTGATTGTCACCGAGGTCATGGATACCACAGAAGTGGGACTGGTGGCCAAATATTCGGACATACTTCAGGTCGGGACCCGGAACATGCAAAATTTCAGACTCCTCCAGGAGGTGGGCAAAACGCGGAAACCGGTTCTGCTCAAGAGAGGCCTCTCCGCGACCATCAAGGAATTCTTGATGGCGGCAGAATATATCATGTCCCGCGGAAATCATCAGGTGATCCTCTGCGAAAGAGGGATCCGGACCTTTGAGCCTTCGACCCGAAACACGCTCGATCTCTCGGCTGTCCCGGTGATTAAGAAATTAAGTCATCTTCCGATTATTGTCGACCCTTCGCACGGGACCGGAAACTGGGAGTATGTGGCCCCCATGGCGAGAGCGGCTGTGGCGGTAGGTGCTGACGGATTGATGATTGAAGTTCACATGAATCCCGAAAATGCGCTGTCGGACGGAGAAGAATCGCTCAAGCCGGTTAAATTTAAACAGATGATGGATGAACTGAGAAAAATTGCACCCGCTGTCGGAAGGACTATTTAG